From Solwaraspora sp. WMMD1047, the proteins below share one genomic window:
- a CDS encoding MFS transporter — MVAHPVLRRLLPGFTLSYLGDAMSLLAVSWLAIQLAPGRAAGLWVAAAVAAYTLPGVLGTVLFGRLLAGRSGAQLAAWDATLRAAGLFLIPICYLAGVLEIWLYVTLLGLSALLSAWGSAGRFTLVAELLPERHRLAGNALISLLGETSGLFGPALAAIVIAFGGPVLVITIDAATFAVLALSYAFGVPRTARAAPEDRPTARLAGFALIRADRRLLGLVTLVFAFFFLYGPVQVALPIHAARELGSAGALAAFWTVFGVGAVIGGFAAGYLRRWRLWPTTIGIVIGWGAALLPLGFGAPTGVALAAFALGGLIWAPFPATTMAMLQRSTDDRTRAQVLAAYSALAMLSVPLGTMVGGPLVTGLGARATILAAGLATVAVGAVAAWVVLRHRHHHRTLPPHPQQENAEPRSH, encoded by the coding sequence GTGGTCGCGCACCCGGTGCTGCGCCGGTTGCTGCCGGGCTTCACCCTTTCCTACCTCGGCGACGCGATGAGCCTGCTGGCGGTGAGCTGGCTGGCCATCCAACTCGCACCCGGGCGGGCGGCCGGCCTCTGGGTCGCCGCCGCGGTGGCCGCGTACACCCTGCCCGGGGTGCTGGGGACGGTGCTGTTCGGCCGGCTGCTGGCCGGTCGGTCCGGTGCCCAGCTCGCGGCCTGGGACGCCACCCTACGGGCGGCCGGGCTGTTCCTGATCCCGATCTGCTACCTCGCCGGGGTGCTGGAGATCTGGCTCTACGTGACCCTGCTCGGCCTCTCCGCGTTGTTGAGCGCGTGGGGGTCGGCCGGCCGGTTCACCCTGGTGGCCGAGTTGCTGCCCGAGCGACACCGGCTGGCCGGCAACGCCCTGATCAGCCTGCTCGGCGAGACCTCCGGGCTGTTCGGGCCGGCGCTGGCGGCGATCGTCATCGCGTTCGGCGGTCCGGTCCTGGTGATCACGATCGACGCGGCGACCTTCGCCGTGCTGGCGCTGAGCTACGCGTTCGGTGTGCCGCGAACGGCACGGGCCGCGCCGGAGGACCGGCCGACGGCCCGGCTGGCCGGGTTCGCGTTGATCCGCGCCGACCGGCGGCTGCTCGGGCTGGTCACCCTGGTCTTCGCGTTCTTTTTCCTGTACGGGCCGGTGCAGGTGGCGTTGCCGATCCACGCGGCCAGGGAGCTCGGCTCGGCCGGTGCGCTGGCCGCGTTCTGGACGGTCTTCGGGGTCGGGGCGGTGATCGGCGGCTTCGCGGCCGGCTACCTGCGCCGGTGGCGGCTCTGGCCGACCACGATCGGCATCGTGATCGGGTGGGGGGCCGCCCTGCTGCCGCTCGGCTTCGGCGCGCCGACCGGGGTCGCGCTGGCCGCGTTCGCCCTGGGCGGGCTGATCTGGGCGCCCTTTCCGGCGACCACGATGGCGATGCTGCAGCGGTCGACGGACGACCGGACCCGGGCTCAGGTGCTGGCCGCGTACTCGGCGCTGGCGATGCTCTCCGTTCCGCTCGGCACCATGGTCGGCGGCCCGCTGGTCACCGGCCTGGGCGCCCGCGCGACGATCCTCGCCGCCGGCCTGGCCACCGTGGCCGTCGGCGCGGTGGCCGCCTGGGTCGTCCTGCGCCACCGCCATCACCACCGCACCCTCCCCCCGCACCCACAACAGGAGAACGCCGAGCCGCGCAGCCATTGA
- a CDS encoding SAM-dependent methyltransferase, with amino-acid sequence MTDEEWAPTGVDTSVPSVARVYDFFLGGKDNFAIDRMVAEKANEITPDGAKAGRANRAFLRRVVRHLVADQGITQFIDVGSGLPTQGNVHQIAKESNPQAKVVYVDNDPIVLAHGRALLADGGSATVIQADLREPNAILEHPEVRRFIDFDRPVGLLLFAILHHLSDDEDPAGVTRTLIDALPPGSWVAISHFRDPGEAHPDASARAREVEKLFNQTLGTGRWRSDQEILTYLDGLDVVEPGLVPLPDWRPDAGDPPSEQTYTYHTFVGVLARKPGVSSEDGGAG; translated from the coding sequence GTGACGGATGAAGAGTGGGCGCCGACCGGCGTCGACACCAGCGTCCCCAGTGTCGCCCGGGTCTACGACTTCTTCCTCGGTGGCAAGGACAACTTCGCCATCGATCGGATGGTGGCCGAAAAGGCCAACGAGATCACTCCGGACGGCGCGAAGGCCGGACGCGCCAACCGCGCCTTCCTCCGCCGGGTGGTTCGGCATCTGGTGGCTGACCAGGGGATCACCCAGTTCATCGACGTCGGTTCGGGGTTGCCGACGCAGGGGAATGTGCATCAGATCGCCAAGGAGTCGAATCCGCAGGCGAAGGTGGTGTATGTCGACAATGATCCGATCGTGTTGGCGCACGGTCGGGCGTTGCTCGCTGACGGTGGTTCTGCGACGGTGATCCAGGCGGATCTGCGGGAGCCGAACGCGATTCTGGAGCATCCGGAGGTGCGTCGGTTCATCGACTTCGATCGGCCGGTCGGTTTGTTGCTCTTCGCGATCCTGCACCATCTCTCCGACGACGAGGACCCGGCCGGCGTCACCCGGACGCTCATCGACGCGTTGCCGCCGGGTAGTTGGGTGGCGATCTCGCACTTCCGGGACCCGGGCGAGGCGCACCCGGATGCGTCGGCCAGGGCGCGGGAGGTCGAGAAGCTGTTCAACCAGACGCTCGGCACCGGACGGTGGCGCAGTGACCAGGAGATCCTCACCTACCTGGACGGTCTCGACGTGGTTGAGCCGGGACTGGTGCCACTGCCCGACTGGCGTCCCGACGCCGGCGATCCGCCGTCGGAGCAGACCTACACGTACCACACCTTCGTCGGTGTGTTGGCGCGGAAGCCGGGCGTATCCAGCGAGGATGGAGGTGCGGGATGA